A genomic stretch from Myripristis murdjan chromosome 12, fMyrMur1.1, whole genome shotgun sequence includes:
- the fer gene encoding tyrosine-protein kinase Fer isoform X1, with amino-acid sequence MGFGRDLRNSHEGLLKLQDWELKLLETVKRFMTLRVKSDKEYAALLLSLSQQSERPDTADYVSTVSKSWAQVVRQTEQLGHVMRSHADELNCGPLHRLAALIRDKQQVKKSYQNLHQQLESQHHKVTRSDLDKLKATYRQLSRDATAAKDKYREALAKGREAERSRERYDKATAKLHNLHNQYVLAVRGGRLQQDELRQRAAPGLLDALQRMQEDMTLALKCILEEYSDITSLLTEEIVAVHEEIAAAIQQIDPLAEYERFIDAYRSSEAPEAAVEFDVSLLDDTENLPANEIVWNNLTADSLQAMAAAVGEELALTQQNLRAKETLVEELENKMSESSQNSSRKSDCVLLLGQKLSLLELRHAVQSLRSNEARLASQKALLDAKMADAAALGREPPPALPYEDDARSVGSTDKVKERSSRFDTLRHSLAGMIRSPKAMLGGSSSQFFDVIPTSERPLAEQEWYHGAIPRTEAQELLRQQGDFLVRESHGKPGEYVLSVFSDSQRRHFIIQYADNQYRFEGTGFPSIPQLIEHHFSTKQVITKKSAVVLLNPVVKDKKWILNHEDVLLGDLLGKGNFGEVFKGTLQRDKTPVAVKTCKEDLPPELKIRFLSEARILKQYDHPNIVKLIGVCTQRQPIYIVMELVPGGDFLSFLRKKKDELKTKQLIRFAADAAAGMTYLESKNCIHRDLAARNCLVGDGSVLKISDFGMSRQEDDGVYSSSGLKQIPIKWTAPEALNYGRYSSESDVWSYGILLWETFSLGVCPYPGMTNQQAREQVEKGYRMSCPQRCPDDVYKVMQRCWQYNPEERPKFSELQRELAAIRKK; translated from the exons aTGGGATTTGGTCGGGATTTGCGGAATTCCCACGAGGGACTGCTCAAGCTGCAGGACTGGGAATTAAAG ctgctggagacgGTGAAGCGCTTCATGACTCTGCGGGTGAAGAGCGATAAGGAGTACGCCGCCCTGCTGCTGAGCCTGAGCCAGCAGAGCGAGCGGCCCGACACCGCCGACTACGTCAGCACCGTCAGCaag TCGTGGGCGCAGGTGGTGCGTCAGACGGAGCAGCTGGGTCACGTGATGCGTTCCCATGCCGACGAGCTGAACTGCGGCCCGCTGCACCGGCTGGCGGCGCTGATCCGCGACAAGCAGCAGGTGAAGAAGAGCTACCAGAACCTCCACCAGCAGCTGGAGAGCCAGCACCACAAG GTAACCAGGAGCGACCTGGACAAGCTGAAGGCGACGTACCGGCAGCTGAGCCGCGACGCCACCGCCGCCAAGGACAAATACCGCGAGGCGCTGGCCAAAG GGCGGGAGGCGGAGCGTTCCCGCGAGCGCTACGACAAGGCGACGGCGAAGCTGCACAACCTGCACAACCAGTACGTGCTGGCGGTGCGCGGCGGCCGCCTGCAGCAGGACGAGCTGCGGCAGCGGGCGGCGCCCGGCCTGCTGGACGCCCTGCAGCGCATGCAGGAGGACATGACGCTCGCCCT GAAGTGCATCCTGGAGGAGTACAGTGACATCACCAGCCTGCTGACGGAGGAGATCGTGGCGGTGCACGAGGAGATCGCCGCGGCGATCCAGCAGATCGACCCGCTGGCCGAATACGAGCGCTTCATCGACGCTTACCG CTCGTCTGAAGCTCCGGAAGCGGCCGTGGAGTTTGACGTCTCCCTATTGGACGACACCGAGAACCTGCCGGCCAATGAGATCGTCTGGAATAATCTGACAGCCGACAGCCTGCAGGCCAT GGCGGCGGCGGTGGGGGAGGAGCTGGCGCTGACTCAGCAGAACCTGCGGGCCAAAGAGACGctggtggaggagctggagaacaaAATGTCGGAGTCGAGccagaacagcagcaggaagagcGA CTGCGTGCTGTTGCTGGGGCAGAAACTCTCCCTGCTGGAGCTGCGTCACGCCGTCCAATCCCTGCGCAGCAACGAGGCGCGCCTCGCCTCCCAGAAGGCCTTGCTGGACGCCAAGATGGCCGACGCGGCGGCGCTGGGCCGGGAGCCGCCTCCGGCGTTGCCGTACGAGGACGACGCCCGCTCCGTCGGATCCacg GACAAGGTGAAGGAGCGCAGCTCCCGCTTCGACACGCTGCGCCACTCCCTGGCCGGGATGATCCGCTCGCCCAAGGCCATGCTGGGCGGCTCCAGCTCG CAGTTCTTCGACGTGATCCCGACGTCGGAGCGCCCCCTGGCGGAGCAGGAGTGGTACCACGGTGCCATCCCGCGCACCGAGGCGCAGGAGTTGCTACGGCAACAGGGCGACTTCCTGGTGCGAGAGAGCCACGGCAAGCCGGGCGAGTACGTCCTGTCGGTGTTCTCCGACTCGCAGAGACGCCACTTCATCATCCAGTACGCCGAC AATCAGTACCGCTTCGAGGGGACAGGATTTCCCAGCATCCCTCAGCTCATCGAGCATCACTTCTCCACCAAGCAGGTCATCACCAAGAAGTCGGCCGTGGTGCTGCTCAACCCCGTCGTCAAG GATAAGAAGTGGATCCTGAACCACGAGGACGTGCTGCTGGGAGACCTGCTGGGCAag GGAAACTTCGGCGAGGTGTTTAAGGGCACGCTGCAGCGCGACAAAACGCCCGTCGCCGTCAAAACCTGCAAGGAGGATTTACCGCCAGAGCTCAAGATCCGCTTCCTGTCTGAGGCCAG gaTCCTGAAGCAGTACGACCACCCCAACATCGTCAAGCTGATCGGTGTGTGTACGCAGCGGCAGCCCATCTACATCGTCATGGAGCTGGTgccag GCGGGGACTTCCTGTCGTTcctgaggaagaagaaagacgAGCTGAAGACCAAACAGCTGATCCGATTCGCCGCTGACGCCGCCGCCGGCATGACGTACCTGGAGAGCAAGAACTGCATCCACAG ggatcTGGCGGCGAGGAACTGCCTGGTGGGCGACGGCAGCGTCCTGAAGATCAGCGACTTCGGGATGAGCCGGCAGGAGGACGACGGCGTTTACTCGTCATCAGGCCTCAAACAGATCCCCATCAAGTGGACGGCGCCGGAGGCCCTCAACTACg GGCGCTACAGCTCGGAGAGCGACGTGTGGAGCTACGGCATCCTGCTGTGGGAGACCTTCAGCCTGGGGGTGTGTCCTTACCCCGGGATGACCAATCAGCAGGCCCGAGAGCAGGTGGAGAAAG GTTACCGGATGTCGTGTCCGCAGCGTTGCCCGGATGACGTTTACAAGGTGATGCAGCGCTGCTGGCAGTACAACCCCGAGGAGCGGCCCAAGTTCTCCGAGCTGCAGCGCGAGCTCGCCGCCATCAGGAAGAAGTAG
- the fer gene encoding tyrosine-protein kinase Fer isoform X2, with the protein MGFGRDLRNSHEGLLKLQDWELKLLETVKRFMTLRVKSDKEYAALLLSLSQQSERPDTADYVSTVSKSWAQVVRQTEQLGHVMRSHADELNCGPLHRLAALIRDKQQVKKSYQNLHQQLESQHHKVTRSDLDKLKATYRQLSRDATAAKDKYREALAKGREAERSRERYDKATAKLHNLHNQYVLAVRGGRLQQDELRQRAAPGLLDALQRMQEDMTLALKCILEEYSDITSLLTEEIVAVHEEIAAAIQQIDPLAEYERFIDAYRSSEAPEAAVEFDVSLLDDTENLPANEIVWNNLTADSLQAMAAAVGEELALTQQNLRAKETLVEELENKMSESSQNSSRKSDCVLLLGQKLSLLELRHAVQSLRSNEARLASQKALLDAKMADAAALGREPPPALPYEDDARSVGSTDKVKERSSRFDTLRHSLAGMIRSPKAMLGGSSSFFDVIPTSERPLAEQEWYHGAIPRTEAQELLRQQGDFLVRESHGKPGEYVLSVFSDSQRRHFIIQYADNQYRFEGTGFPSIPQLIEHHFSTKQVITKKSAVVLLNPVVKDKKWILNHEDVLLGDLLGKGNFGEVFKGTLQRDKTPVAVKTCKEDLPPELKIRFLSEARILKQYDHPNIVKLIGVCTQRQPIYIVMELVPGGDFLSFLRKKKDELKTKQLIRFAADAAAGMTYLESKNCIHRDLAARNCLVGDGSVLKISDFGMSRQEDDGVYSSSGLKQIPIKWTAPEALNYGRYSSESDVWSYGILLWETFSLGVCPYPGMTNQQAREQVEKGYRMSCPQRCPDDVYKVMQRCWQYNPEERPKFSELQRELAAIRKK; encoded by the exons aTGGGATTTGGTCGGGATTTGCGGAATTCCCACGAGGGACTGCTCAAGCTGCAGGACTGGGAATTAAAG ctgctggagacgGTGAAGCGCTTCATGACTCTGCGGGTGAAGAGCGATAAGGAGTACGCCGCCCTGCTGCTGAGCCTGAGCCAGCAGAGCGAGCGGCCCGACACCGCCGACTACGTCAGCACCGTCAGCaag TCGTGGGCGCAGGTGGTGCGTCAGACGGAGCAGCTGGGTCACGTGATGCGTTCCCATGCCGACGAGCTGAACTGCGGCCCGCTGCACCGGCTGGCGGCGCTGATCCGCGACAAGCAGCAGGTGAAGAAGAGCTACCAGAACCTCCACCAGCAGCTGGAGAGCCAGCACCACAAG GTAACCAGGAGCGACCTGGACAAGCTGAAGGCGACGTACCGGCAGCTGAGCCGCGACGCCACCGCCGCCAAGGACAAATACCGCGAGGCGCTGGCCAAAG GGCGGGAGGCGGAGCGTTCCCGCGAGCGCTACGACAAGGCGACGGCGAAGCTGCACAACCTGCACAACCAGTACGTGCTGGCGGTGCGCGGCGGCCGCCTGCAGCAGGACGAGCTGCGGCAGCGGGCGGCGCCCGGCCTGCTGGACGCCCTGCAGCGCATGCAGGAGGACATGACGCTCGCCCT GAAGTGCATCCTGGAGGAGTACAGTGACATCACCAGCCTGCTGACGGAGGAGATCGTGGCGGTGCACGAGGAGATCGCCGCGGCGATCCAGCAGATCGACCCGCTGGCCGAATACGAGCGCTTCATCGACGCTTACCG CTCGTCTGAAGCTCCGGAAGCGGCCGTGGAGTTTGACGTCTCCCTATTGGACGACACCGAGAACCTGCCGGCCAATGAGATCGTCTGGAATAATCTGACAGCCGACAGCCTGCAGGCCAT GGCGGCGGCGGTGGGGGAGGAGCTGGCGCTGACTCAGCAGAACCTGCGGGCCAAAGAGACGctggtggaggagctggagaacaaAATGTCGGAGTCGAGccagaacagcagcaggaagagcGA CTGCGTGCTGTTGCTGGGGCAGAAACTCTCCCTGCTGGAGCTGCGTCACGCCGTCCAATCCCTGCGCAGCAACGAGGCGCGCCTCGCCTCCCAGAAGGCCTTGCTGGACGCCAAGATGGCCGACGCGGCGGCGCTGGGCCGGGAGCCGCCTCCGGCGTTGCCGTACGAGGACGACGCCCGCTCCGTCGGATCCacg GACAAGGTGAAGGAGCGCAGCTCCCGCTTCGACACGCTGCGCCACTCCCTGGCCGGGATGATCCGCTCGCCCAAGGCCATGCTGGGCGGCTCCAGCTCG TTCTTCGACGTGATCCCGACGTCGGAGCGCCCCCTGGCGGAGCAGGAGTGGTACCACGGTGCCATCCCGCGCACCGAGGCGCAGGAGTTGCTACGGCAACAGGGCGACTTCCTGGTGCGAGAGAGCCACGGCAAGCCGGGCGAGTACGTCCTGTCGGTGTTCTCCGACTCGCAGAGACGCCACTTCATCATCCAGTACGCCGAC AATCAGTACCGCTTCGAGGGGACAGGATTTCCCAGCATCCCTCAGCTCATCGAGCATCACTTCTCCACCAAGCAGGTCATCACCAAGAAGTCGGCCGTGGTGCTGCTCAACCCCGTCGTCAAG GATAAGAAGTGGATCCTGAACCACGAGGACGTGCTGCTGGGAGACCTGCTGGGCAag GGAAACTTCGGCGAGGTGTTTAAGGGCACGCTGCAGCGCGACAAAACGCCCGTCGCCGTCAAAACCTGCAAGGAGGATTTACCGCCAGAGCTCAAGATCCGCTTCCTGTCTGAGGCCAG gaTCCTGAAGCAGTACGACCACCCCAACATCGTCAAGCTGATCGGTGTGTGTACGCAGCGGCAGCCCATCTACATCGTCATGGAGCTGGTgccag GCGGGGACTTCCTGTCGTTcctgaggaagaagaaagacgAGCTGAAGACCAAACAGCTGATCCGATTCGCCGCTGACGCCGCCGCCGGCATGACGTACCTGGAGAGCAAGAACTGCATCCACAG ggatcTGGCGGCGAGGAACTGCCTGGTGGGCGACGGCAGCGTCCTGAAGATCAGCGACTTCGGGATGAGCCGGCAGGAGGACGACGGCGTTTACTCGTCATCAGGCCTCAAACAGATCCCCATCAAGTGGACGGCGCCGGAGGCCCTCAACTACg GGCGCTACAGCTCGGAGAGCGACGTGTGGAGCTACGGCATCCTGCTGTGGGAGACCTTCAGCCTGGGGGTGTGTCCTTACCCCGGGATGACCAATCAGCAGGCCCGAGAGCAGGTGGAGAAAG GTTACCGGATGTCGTGTCCGCAGCGTTGCCCGGATGACGTTTACAAGGTGATGCAGCGCTGCTGGCAGTACAACCCCGAGGAGCGGCCCAAGTTCTCCGAGCTGCAGCGCGAGCTCGCCGCCATCAGGAAGAAGTAG
- the slc31a1 gene encoding high affinity copper uptake protein 1: protein MEHSHMNHSAMAMDHTHHHHPAPQAPPTVAAAGHAHGAAGHDDRCGGHGDHGGMRMTFYFGVENVELLFTGLLINSPGEMVGACIGVFLLAIFYEGLKIGREALLRRNQVNIRYNSMPLPGADGTVLMETHKTVGQRMLSPAHFLQTLLHIIQVVVSYFLMLVFMTYNAYLCIAVAAGAGAGYFLFSWRKAVVVDITEHCH from the exons ATGGAGCACTCCCACATGAATCACAGCGCCATGGCGATGGACCACACCCACCATCATCACCCCGCACcgcaagccccgcccaccgtGGCGGCCGCCGGCCACGCCCACGGAGCCGCAGGGCATGACGATCGCTGTGGAGGCCATGGAGACCATGGAGGAATG CGGATGACGTTCTACTTCGGCGTGGAGAACGTGGAGCTGCTGTTCACCGGGCTGCTCATCAACTCGCCCGGCGAGATGGTGGGCGCCTGCATCGGCGTCTTCCTGTTGGCCATTTTCTACGAGGGGCTGAAGATCGGGCGCGAGGCGCTGCTGCGCCGCAACCAGGTCAACATCCGCTACAACTCCATGCCGCTCCCAGGGGCTGATGGGACGGTGCTGATGGAGACGCACAAGACCGTCGG GCAGCGGatgttaagccccgcccacttcctgcagacgctgctgcacATCATCCAGGTGGTGGTCAGCTACTTCCTCATGCTCGTCTTCATGACCTACAACGCCTACCTGTGCATCGCTGTGGCGGCGGGCGCCGGCGCCGGCTACTTCCTGTTCAGCTGGCGCAAGGCGGTGGTGGTGGACATCACCGAGCACTGCCACTAG
- the atp6v1g1 gene encoding V-type proton ATPase subunit G 1, which translates to MASQSQGIQQLLQAEKRAAEKVAEARKRKNRRLKQAKEEAQAEIEQYRLQREKEFKTKEAAALGSHGNSAVEVDRDTAERMSRIQASYRGNREAVLSDLLRRVCDIQPEFHANYRVAG; encoded by the exons ATGGCGAGCCAGTCGCAGGGcatccagcagctgctgcaggccgAGAAGAGAGCGGCCGAGAAGGTGGCCGAAGCCCGCAAAC gtaAGAACCGGCGGCTGAAGCAGGCGAAGGAGGAGGCGCAGGCCGAGATCGAGCAGTACCGCctgcagagggagaaggagtTCAAGACCAAGGAGGCGGCG GCTCTTGGTTCCCATGGCAACAGTGCAGTGGAGGTGGACCGCGACACGGCCGAGCGCATGAGCCGCATTCAGGCCAGTTACCGCGGCAACCGGGAGGCGGTGCTTAGCGACCTGCTGCGCCGCGTCTGCGACATCCAGCCCGAGTTCCACGCCAACTACCGGGTGGCCGGCTAG